One window from the genome of Saccharomyces mikatae IFO 1815 strain IFO1815 genome assembly, chromosome: 2 encodes:
- the NRG2 gene encoding Nrg2p (similar to Saccharomyces cerevisiae NRG2 (YBR066C) and NRG1 (YDR043C); ancestral locus Anc_3.281) — translation MSLAYKDNLISTILAKEGKCEFPMNFGCSSSQITLMPEIFSFSNERKYQTLIPLMKTSHLIDDDLKDKLNKCAFDFFSGKQANKTSDTTISKLTASRRTSPRLSLETINRVKEENIADGRSDIRDPNKVNHPTKAVMKLKPTKTTTAGQRTRHFCKICSTGFTTSGHLSRHNRIHTGEKNHICPHEGCGQRFSRHDNCNQHYRTHANKKKRNWKRRETSS, via the coding sequence ATGTCTCTAGCCTACAAGGACAACTTGATATCTACTATTCTAGCCAAGGAAGGCAAATGTGAATTCCCTATGAATTTTGGCTGTTCCTCTTCACAGATAACTTTGATGCCAGAAATATTTTCGTTTAGTAATGAACGCAAATATCAAACCCTGATACCCTTGATGAAAACATCACACCtaattgatgatgatttgaaagacAAACTGAACAAGTGtgcttttgattttttttctggaaaACAGGCCAACAAAACAAGCGACACAACTATCTCTAAGCTCACAGCAAGCAGAAGGACCTCACCGAGGCTGTCATTGGAGACTATCAATAGAGTTAAAGAGGAGAATATTGCTGACGGTAGGTCAGATATACGTGATCCAAATAAAGTAAATCATCCCACAAAAGCTgtgatgaaattgaaaccTACTAAAACCACTACGGCAGGGCAAAGGACTCGTCATTTCTGTAAGATCTGTTCTACTGGGTTTACAACATCTGGCCACCTTTCAAGACATAACAGAATACATACgggtgaaaaaaatcatatatgTCCGCACGAGGGCTGTGGACAAAGGTTTAGTAGGCATGATAACTGTAATCAACATTACCGCACCCATgcaaataagaagaaaagaaactggaagagaagagaaactAGCAGTTGA
- the TIP1 gene encoding putative lipase (similar to Saccharomyces cerevisiae TIP1 (YBR067C)), whose protein sequence is MSVSKIAFILSAIASLAVAETAAQTAELQAIISDINSHLSDYLGLETGNSGFQIPSDVLSVYQQVITYSDDAYTTLFSELDFDAITKTIVALPWYTTRLSSEIAAAVASVSQVSSKAASSSAASSSSKAASSSAASSSSKAASSSAASSSSKAASSSAASSSSKAASSSAASSSSKAASSSAASSSSKAASSSAASSSSKAASSSATSSSSSVGTASNAGQRVNAGAGSFGAVIAGAAALLL, encoded by the coding sequence ATGTCCGTATCTAAAATTGCTTTCATATTGAGTGCTATTGCCTCTTTAGCTGTTGCCGAAACTGCCGCTCAAACTGCCGAATTACAAGCTATTATCAGTGACATCAACTCTCATCTCTCTGACTACTTGGGTCTGGAGACTGGAAACAGTGGATTCCAAATTCCTTCCGATGTCTTGAGTGTCTACCAACAAGTCATTACTTACAGTGATGACGCCTACACTACTTTGTTTAGTGAGTTAGACTTCGATGCAATCACCAAGACCATTGTTGCATTGCCATGGTACACCACAAGATTGAGTTCAGAAATcgctgctgctgttgccTCTGTTTCTCAAGTTTCTTCCAAGGCTGCATCCTCATCTGCAGCTTCAAGCTCTTCTAAGGCTGCATCCTCATCCGCAGCTTCAAGCTCTTCCAAGGCTGCATCCTCATCCGCAGCTTCAAGCTCTTCCAAGGCCGCATCCTCATCTGCAGCTTCAAGCTCTTCCAAGGCCGCATCCTCATCTGCAGCTTCAAGCTCTTCCAAGGCCGCATCCTCATCTGCAGCTTCAAGCTCTTCTAAGGCTGCATCCTCATCCGCAGCTTCAAGCTCTTCTAAGGCTGCATCCTCTTCAGCAacttcatcctcttcttcagttgGAACCGCTTCTAATGCTGGTCAAAGAGTCAATGCTGGCGCTGGCTCTTTTGGTGCAGTTATTGCCGGTGCAGCTGCTTTGTTGTTATAA
- the BAP2 gene encoding branched-chain amino acid permease BAP2 (similar to Saccharomyces cerevisiae BAP2 (YBR068C) and BAP3 (YDR046C); ancestral locus Anc_3.284) — protein sequence MSSSKDCGSFGKKDPSPDFISTRSFSDENNFQLSSNEKIYSEQKPKRNRLIHRFTDSFKRAEGSTTKIKPINENTSDLEDGIQSFTSDSKLKKSMKSRHVVMMSLGTGIGTGLLVANAKGLHYGGPAALVIGYVLVSFITYFMIQAAGEMAVTYPTLPANFNAYSSIFISKPFGFATVWLYCFQWTTVLPLELITASMTIQFWNDKINPDIYILIFYVFLLFVHFFGVKAYGETEFIFNCCKILMIAGFIVLSVVINCGGAGNDGYIGGAYWHKPGAFAGDTSIARFKNVCYILVTAYFSFGGMELFVLSVQEQTNPRKSTPVAAKRSIYRIVVIYLLTMILIGFNVPYNDDQLLGAGGSATHASPYVLAASIHGVRIVPHIINAVILISVVSVANSSLYAGPRLICSLAQQGYAPKFLDYVDREGRPLRALIVCCVIGVIAFVAASSKEEIVFTWLAAIAGLSELFTWTSIMLSHLRFRQAMKVQGRSLNELGYKATTGIWGSIYGSFFNILVFIAQFWVALAPLGNGGKCNAEAFFESYLAAPIWLIFYIGYMIYNRDFTLLNPLDKIDLDFHRRVYDPELMRQEDEENKEKIKNMSFLSKAHHFWC from the coding sequence ATGTCATCTTCGAAAGACTGTGGATCTTTCGGTAAGAAGGACCCTTCACCTGATTTCATATCGACACGTTCCTTCagtgatgaaaataatttcCAATTGTcatcaaatgaaaaaatttattcTGAGCAAAAACCCAAGCGTAATAGACTTATACACAGATTTACGGATTCGTTCAAAAGAGCAGAAGGTAGCACTACAAAAATCAAACcaataaatgaaaacacGTCTGATTTAGAGGATGGTATTCAATCCTTTACGTCAGACTCCAAATTAAAAAAGTCCATGAAATCGCGTCATGTTGTCATGATGTCTCTTGGGACAGGTATTGGGACAGGTCTCCTGGTAGCTAATGCAAAGGGTCTTCATTATGGTGGACCTGCTGCACTAGTTATTGGTTACGTCTTAGTTTCCTTTATTACGTACTTCATGATCCAAGCCGCTGGTGAGATGGCTGTCACCTATCCAACCTTACCAGCAAATTTCAATGCATACTCTTCCATATTCATTTCCAAACCATTTGGATTCGCCACGGTATGgctttattgttttcagtGGACAACTGTTTTGCCGTTAGAGTTGATCACCGCCTCTATGACTATCCAATTCTGGAATGATAAGATTAACCCTGATATTtatattcttattttctacGTTTTCTTACTATtcgttcatttttttggagTGAAAGCTTACGGTGAAACGGAGTTCATATTCAATTGTTGTAAAATTTTAATGATAGCGGGCTTCATTGTTCTATCTGTCGTCATTAACTGTGGTGGTGCTGGAAATGACGGTTATATTGGGGGCGCTTATTGGCATAAACCAGGTGCTTTTGCGGGAGACACATCAATCGCCAGGTTTAAAAATGTTTGCTACATTTTAGTCACTGCATACTTCTCCTTTGGTGGTATGGAATTATTTGTATTAAGTGTCCAAGAGCAGACCAACCCTAGAAAATCTACTCCCGTAGCAGCTAAGAGAAGCATATACCGCATCGTCGTCATCTATCTCCTGACTATGATTTTGATTGGATTCAATGTTCCATACAACGATGACCAATTATTGGGTGCAGGCGGATCCGCTACACATGCATCTCCTTATGTGCTGGCTGCATCCATTCATGGTGTTAGAATTGTTCCGCACATTATCAATGCCGTTATTTTAATCTCTGTCGTTTCAGTGgcaaattcttctttatatgCCGGCCCAAGATTAATTTGCTCATTAGCTCAACAAGGTTACGCACCAAAATTTTTAGATTATGTTGACAGGGAGGGTAGACCCTTGAGAGCTCTTATTGTATGCTGTGTTATCGGGGTTATTGCATTTGTTGCAGCCTCCTCCAAAGAAGAGATCGTGTTTACCTGGTTGGCAGCTATAGCAGGTTTAAGTGAATTATTCACATGGACTTCCATCATGCTGTCCCATCTACGATTTAGACAAGCTATGAAAGTGCAGGGAAGGTCTTTAAACGAGTTGGGATATAAAGCCACAACCGGCATATGGGGTTCTATTTATGGCTccttttttaatattttggtCTTTATTGCTCAATTTTGGGTAGCATTGGCCCCCTTAGGTAATGGTGGCAAATGTAATGCGGAGGCTTTTTTCGAAAGTTATTTAGCTGCTCCAATATGgttgattttttatattggATATATGATTTACAACCGCGATTTCACTCTGTTAAACCCCCTCGATAAAATCGACTTGGACTTCCACAGACGCGTCTACGATCCAGAGCTAATGAGacaagaagatgaagaaaataaagagaaaattaaaaacatGTCTTTTCTGAGCAAAGCGCACCATTTTTGGTGTTAG
- the TAT1 gene encoding amino acid transporter TAT1 (similar to Saccharomyces cerevisiae TAT1 (YBR069C); ancestral locus Anc_3.285) translates to MNDRDDLLIDEASTAPYSHSLYERANAEKQKRDFAITEKQDEESEQQVKPQKTGNKSKLQNECKKILSSFKRQLPPSQNSELESQEKNNLTKSIKSRHLVMISLGTGIGTGLLVGNGQVLGTAGPAGLVLGYGVASIMLYCIIQAAGELGLCYAGLTGNYTRYPSILVDPSLGFAVSVVYTIQWLTVLPLQLVTAAMTVKYWTSVNSDIFVAVVFIFVIIINLFGSRGYAEAEFIFNICKILMVIGFVILAIIINCGGAGDRKYIGTEYWHNPGPFAHGFKGVCTVFCYAAFSYGGIEVLLLSAAEQENPTKSIPNACKKVVYRILLIYMLTTILVCFLVPYNSDELLGSDDSSGSHASPFVIAVASHGVKVVPHFINAVILISVISVANSSLYSGPRLLLSLAEQGVLPKCLAYVDRRGRPLLCFLVSLAFGCIGFVATSDAEEEVFTWLLAISSLSQLFIWMSMSLSHIRFRDAMAKQGRSMNEVGYKAQTGYWGSWLAVLIAVFFLVCQFWVAIAPVNDHGKLNVKVFFQNYLAMPIVLVAYFGHKIYFKSWSFWIPADKIDLNSHRNIFVHSTLTEFDKADDDVKEYENQESLENLNNLRSRNLFKKMVNLWY, encoded by the coding sequence AGCCTCAAAAGACGGGCAATAAGTCTAAACTACAGAATGAATGCAAAAAAATCCTCAGTTCTTTTAAAAGACAGCTACCACCAAGCCAAAATTCTGAACTTGAAtcacaagaaaaaaataatttgaCAAAGTCAATCAAATCACGCCACCTGGTCATGATCAGTCTCGGTACAGGTATAGGCACTGGGTTATTAGTGGGTAATGGTCAGGTGCTGGGTACAGCTGGTCCCGCCGGGTTGGTGCTTGGTTACGGTGTAGCTTCAATAATGCTTTACTGTATCATCCAAGCCGCCGGCGAGTTAGGCCTTTGTTATGCAGGTTTAACTGGTAATTATACCAGATATCCTTCCATTTTGGTTGACCCTTCGCTGGGATTTGCTGTGTCTGTAGTTTATACCATTCAATGGTTAACAGTTTTGCCTTTACAATTAGTCACAGCAGCAATGACAGTCAAATACTGGACGAGCGTAAATTCAGATATATTTGTTGCTGTGGTTTTCATATTTGTAATCATAATAAATCTCTTTGGGTCTAGAGGCTATGCTGAAGCCGagttcatttttaatatatGTAAGATACTAATGGTAATCGGGTTTGTCATTTTGGCCATTATCATTAACTGTGGTGGTGCAGGTGATAGAAAATATATAGGTACCGAATACTGGCATAATCCCGGTCCATTTGCTCACGGATTCAAAGGAGTATGCACTGTATTTTGTTATGCCGCATTTAGCTACGGTGGTATTGAGGTCCTACTGCTCTCCGCTGCTGAACAGGAAAACCCAACGAAATCAATTCCAAATGCCTGTAAGAAGGTTGTCTATCgtattttgttgatttaCATGTTAACCACAATCTTAGTTTGTTTCCTTGTTCCATACAACAGTGACGAATTATTAGGCTCGGATGACTCCTCCGGATCCCATGCATCTCCATTTGTCATTGCTGTTGCATCACATGGAGTTAAAGTAGTCCCTCACTTTATAAATGCTGTCATTTTGATATCTGTTATTTCAGTTGCCAACTCTTCGTTATATTCTGGACCAAGATTATTACTGTCATTGGCAGAACAGGGCGTCTTACCTAAATGTTTGGCATATGTTGATAGACGTGGTAGGCCTCTACTTTGCTTTCTTGTTTCACTCGCCTTCGGTTGCATTGGGTTCGTGGCTACAAGTGATGCTGAAGAGGAAGTCTTTACTTGGTTACTTGCCATTTCTAGTCTTTCTCAACTGTTTATCTGGATGTCAATGAGTTTGTCGCATATCAGGTTTAGAGATGCTATGGCAAAGCAAGGTCGTTCAATGAATGAGGTTGGATATAAAGCACAAACTGGTTATTGGGGATCATGGCTTGCAGTCCTAATTGCAGTTTTTTTCCTAGTTTGCCAATTCTGGGTAGCCATTGCACCTGTTAATGATCATGGAAAATTGAATGTCAAAGTGTTTTTCCAGAATTATCTGGCAATGCCTATTGTTTTAGTTGCGTATTTTGGTCACAAGATATACTTTAAATCATGGAGCTTTTGGATTCCAGCTGATAAAATCGATTTAAACTCCCACAGAAACATATTTGTTCATTCAACACTCACAGAATTCGATAAAGCCGATGATGATGttaaagaatatgaaaatcAAGAGTCATTGGAAAATCTAAACAACTTGCGTTCaagaaatcttttcaagaaaatggtaaaCCTATGGTACTAG